A genomic segment from Syntrophotalea acetylenivorans encodes:
- the tolQ gene encoding protein TolQ: MELIFNAGPVVKLVMLILAYFSVVSWAIIFFKFRVIHRATRDSAQFQNFFWAKKRFDTINQGLKNYKHSPLTVLFREGYQELLRNQSDRNVDEENLFTTDLGQSENVGRALRRATTLERQRLEKFLTFLATTGSTAPFIGLFGTVWGIMDSFQGIGQTGSASLAVVAPGISEALIATAIGLVAAIPAVVGYNHFVNKVNLLTGEMDNFSQEFLNIVERMLRRG, from the coding sequence TTGGAACTGATTTTCAATGCCGGCCCAGTAGTCAAGCTGGTCATGTTGATACTCGCCTACTTTTCCGTGGTCTCCTGGGCCATCATTTTCTTCAAATTTCGCGTTATCCACCGTGCCACCCGCGACTCCGCGCAATTTCAGAATTTTTTCTGGGCTAAAAAACGCTTTGATACCATCAACCAGGGATTGAAAAACTACAAACATTCACCCCTGACCGTGCTGTTTCGCGAGGGATATCAGGAACTTCTGCGCAATCAGAGCGATCGGAATGTCGACGAAGAAAACCTCTTTACCACCGATCTGGGCCAGAGCGAAAATGTGGGCCGCGCCTTGCGCCGCGCCACCACCCTGGAGCGGCAGCGTCTGGAAAAATTTCTGACCTTTCTGGCCACCACCGGCTCCACGGCCCCTTTCATCGGCCTGTTTGGTACCGTCTGGGGCATCATGGACTCTTTTCAAGGCATTGGCCAGACCGGCAGCGCTTCACTGGCGGTCGTCGCTCCCGGCATCTCCGAGGCCCTGATCGCTACCGCAATCGGCCTGGTAGCTGCGATCCCTGCGGTCGTCGGCTATAACCACTTCGTCAACAAGGTCAACCTGTTGACGGGTGAAATGGACAACTTCAGCCAGGAATTCCTCAATATCGTCGAACGCATGCTGCGGAGGGGATAG
- a CDS encoding OmpA family protein — MKSISKTSMLQWVLLLAATILLSAGCAKKPAATTTAVPDTTVTEEMGQDTMQTGGIDEMAMGESTIEEGASEFGVATAAVPALQTISFEFDQYTLSAAAQDVLVSNAAYMQANPGQKVRIEGYCDERGSDEYNLALGQRRALAAKNFLVSLGIDPLLLSVISYGEELPLDPSNTEEAYALNRRAEFKVER, encoded by the coding sequence ATGAAATCTATTTCTAAAACAAGCATGTTGCAATGGGTCTTGCTGCTCGCCGCCACTATTCTGCTCAGCGCAGGCTGCGCCAAGAAACCAGCCGCTACCACCACCGCGGTTCCGGACACTACCGTCACTGAAGAAATGGGACAAGACACCATGCAAACCGGTGGCATCGATGAGATGGCCATGGGCGAAAGCACCATTGAAGAAGGGGCTTCGGAATTTGGTGTTGCCACTGCAGCGGTCCCTGCCCTGCAGACCATCTCTTTCGAATTTGACCAATATACTCTAAGTGCCGCTGCTCAAGATGTTCTGGTCAGCAACGCCGCTTACATGCAGGCCAACCCCGGACAAAAGGTCCGCATTGAAGGCTATTGCGACGAACGGGGTTCCGACGAATACAACTTGGCTCTCGGCCAACGACGAGCTCTGGCCGCCAAAAACTTCCTGGTATCTCTCGGCATCGACCCGCTGCTTCTCTCGGTCATTTCCTACGGCGAGGAGCTGCCCCTCGATCCTTCAAACACCGAGGAAGCCTATGCTCTTAACCGGCGGGCCGAATTCAAAGTCGAACGCTGA
- the tolR gene encoding protein TolR, translating into MEVGQRDGSSRSTLSQINVTPFVDVMLVLLIIFMVTAPMLEQGVEVNLPEVADSPGLEASKEPLIVTVTRSGALSIGQTKVENVAKLMPVLKQILKTRKEKEVFLEADRDVPYGKVVQVMAAIKGAGINKLGMVSQPPESPAKR; encoded by the coding sequence ATGGAAGTCGGTCAACGGGACGGCAGCAGCCGCAGCACCCTGTCGCAAATCAACGTCACCCCCTTCGTGGACGTCATGCTGGTGCTTCTGATCATCTTCATGGTCACGGCACCGATGCTTGAACAGGGGGTCGAGGTCAACCTGCCGGAGGTAGCCGATTCTCCCGGACTGGAAGCCAGCAAGGAACCACTGATCGTTACTGTCACTCGCAGCGGTGCCCTTTCCATCGGCCAAACCAAGGTAGAAAACGTGGCAAAGCTGATGCCGGTTCTAAAGCAGATTCTTAAAACCCGCAAAGAGAAGGAGGTCTTTCTGGAAGCCGACCGCGACGTTCCCTACGGCAAGGTGGTGCAGGTCATGGCCGCCATCAAGGGAGCCGGAATCAACAAGCTCGGCATGGTATCGCAGCCGCCCGAGTCGCCGGCCAAACGCTAG
- a CDS encoding histidine kinase — protein sequence MKLVLAIFIALAMAAPALAFNAEWHGDFNHRASYSTQGDWSKRTSKDNKSYFGIDGYTNADSVPSPKKNKDDADMFAEVKYRTHLVVSDDEKKVKAVLGLEIGSEKFGSGAAVNGGDKTGEIELRWAYTDIQLPFDPASRVSVGLQPVGYNMLLWSDNAAGVKWTRAEGAWKYSLGWWRTDWDDINSGAGNSDSSENGEIYSADATYKFDNGAVNAFAHFRNQGDDQFVGRTYLADGTVDDPGVTVTRDSTLWLGLSGNASWGDLSAMGTAIYQTGEVKTDSATDDLDRQSYLLHAQADYKVDKTTYTLGGLFTPGDDNDSDGDLDNFDHIDISTSVLGSVIIFDNYADDNSFSQATYVFDKGYKIIYGGVAHKLNAKTKVWGKYFWHNTEEDIAGEDEIGHEFVAGVSYTIMKGLTADINAGYLIAGDLLDELVTGDDADDIFRTDARLRFKF from the coding sequence ATGAAACTGGTTTTGGCGATCTTTATCGCCCTGGCTATGGCGGCTCCCGCCCTGGCCTTCAATGCCGAGTGGCACGGCGATTTTAACCACCGCGCGTCTTACAGCACCCAGGGCGATTGGTCCAAGCGTACCTCCAAAGACAACAAGTCTTACTTTGGTATTGACGGTTATACCAATGCCGACAGCGTTCCCAGCCCCAAGAAAAACAAAGATGACGCGGATATGTTCGCCGAAGTCAAGTACCGTACCCACCTGGTCGTTTCCGACGACGAAAAGAAGGTCAAAGCAGTGCTTGGCCTCGAGATTGGCAGCGAAAAGTTCGGCAGCGGCGCGGCTGTTAATGGCGGCGATAAGACCGGTGAGATCGAACTGCGTTGGGCCTACACCGATATTCAACTGCCCTTCGACCCCGCTTCCCGCGTCAGCGTTGGCCTGCAGCCCGTTGGCTACAACATGCTGCTCTGGAGCGACAACGCCGCTGGCGTGAAGTGGACCCGCGCTGAAGGTGCCTGGAAATACTCCCTCGGCTGGTGGCGTACCGACTGGGATGATATAAACTCAGGTGCCGGCAACTCTGACAGCAGCGAAAACGGTGAAATCTATAGCGCCGACGCCACCTACAAGTTCGACAACGGTGCCGTTAACGCTTTCGCTCATTTCCGCAACCAGGGCGACGATCAGTTTGTCGGCCGTACCTATCTTGCTGATGGTACCGTTGATGATCCGGGCGTGACCGTTACCCGCGACAGCACCCTCTGGCTCGGCCTCTCCGGCAACGCCTCTTGGGGCGACCTGTCCGCTATGGGCACCGCTATCTACCAGACCGGTGAAGTTAAAACCGACTCTGCTACCGACGACCTAGATCGCCAGTCCTACCTGCTGCACGCTCAGGCTGATTACAAGGTTGACAAGACCACCTACACCCTCGGTGGTCTGTTCACCCCCGGTGACGACAATGACTCCGATGGCGACCTTGACAACTTCGACCACATCGACATCTCCACCTCGGTTCTCGGTTCTGTAATCATCTTCGACAACTATGCTGATGACAACTCCTTCAGCCAGGCTACCTACGTTTTCGACAAAGGTTACAAGATCATCTACGGTGGCGTGGCTCACAAACTCAACGCCAAGACCAAGGTATGGGGCAAGTACTTCTGGCACAACACCGAAGAAGACATTGCCGGCGAAGATGAAATCGGTCACGAATTCGTAGCCGGTGTAAGCTATACCATCATGAAGGGCCTCACCGCTGACATCAACGCTGGTTACCTGATCGCTGGCGACCTTCTGGACGAGCTTGTCACTGGCGACGACGCTGATGACATCTTCCGTACTGATGCTCGCCTGCGCTTCAAGTTCTAA
- a CDS encoding TonB C-terminal domain-containing protein has protein sequence MVENHFQRRGSDFHPDPKLGRLVLLSLILHLVLVLVFSGALSHHSPPPKRPVYYVDLTQLPVANPRAGRPDGQSGAPKATPKKAPTPAKKTVNKTVATAKKAVTPTPAKKAVTTKKSAARKTVAKKDSVATKSAAASQAKADSNASYQTAMSAVEKIRRKQEMAALKEKLAAMASHDSRTGSSSGGGSAGGTSSAPLGMPDGTGDQAGVSQELWLQERLTKNWSLSKYQVVRRDLEARVAITYNAQGALTGKTFKKSSGDKLFDDSVTRAILKSRQLEFQPGRNLEVVVIFNLKDLMD, from the coding sequence ATGGTTGAAAATCACTTTCAACGTCGGGGCTCAGACTTTCATCCCGACCCTAAACTCGGCCGACTGGTTCTGCTTTCGCTGATCCTGCATCTGGTATTGGTGTTGGTTTTCTCCGGCGCTCTCAGTCACCACTCCCCACCACCGAAGCGCCCTGTCTATTACGTCGACCTCACCCAACTTCCGGTAGCCAATCCTCGTGCCGGTCGCCCCGATGGACAGAGCGGGGCTCCCAAGGCCACCCCCAAAAAAGCTCCGACACCCGCGAAAAAAACAGTTAATAAGACAGTGGCCACGGCCAAAAAGGCTGTAACGCCAACGCCGGCCAAGAAAGCTGTAACGACCAAAAAATCGGCGGCCCGCAAAACCGTAGCGAAGAAAGATTCGGTCGCTACAAAATCTGCCGCCGCCAGTCAGGCCAAAGCCGACAGCAATGCCAGTTACCAGACAGCCATGAGCGCCGTGGAGAAGATACGCCGCAAACAAGAGATGGCGGCCCTCAAGGAAAAGCTCGCTGCCATGGCCAGCCACGACAGTCGAACCGGGAGCTCAAGCGGCGGCGGTTCAGCCGGCGGCACTTCATCCGCTCCCCTTGGCATGCCCGACGGAACCGGAGATCAAGCCGGGGTCAGCCAGGAGCTTTGGCTGCAAGAACGGTTGACCAAAAACTGGAGCCTGTCCAAATATCAGGTCGTGCGCCGCGATCTGGAAGCGCGGGTGGCTATTACCTACAATGCCCAGGGTGCTCTGACCGGCAAGACGTTTAAAAAATCATCCGGGGACAAACTCTTTGACGACTCGGTTACCCGGGCCATTCTCAAGAGTCGGCAACTGGAATTCCAACCTGGCAGAAACCTTGAAGTGGTTGTTATCTTTAACCTCAAAGACCTGATGGATTAA
- the ybgF gene encoding tol-pal system protein YbgF: protein MIICKRLLPILALVALLAGCIPTQRQLTMERDLEEMKRRLAASERALASQQSRRGDETSNRLEALSRRQAELQASLDALRLEQQALNGRLADLSQADNELRDELSLVRDDLGLKISAIEDQLSKPDAKKQNPSTAPVAESPEDLYRRAVAMIRSEKRYAEGRDLLQRFLQQQPQHSLSINASYWVGEAYYGEKKYENAILQFQDVIDKNSDHPKAAAAQLKQGITFQTLGDNQSAKAIFSKLVETFPLSAEAKEAKRRLAAM, encoded by the coding sequence GTGATCATATGCAAAAGACTCTTGCCGATACTGGCATTGGTCGCACTGCTGGCCGGCTGTATCCCCACCCAACGGCAGCTGACCATGGAACGGGACCTGGAAGAGATGAAGCGGCGGCTGGCCGCCTCGGAGCGCGCTTTAGCCAGCCAGCAAAGCCGCCGCGGCGACGAAACCAGCAATCGCCTGGAAGCTCTCAGTCGACGGCAGGCCGAACTGCAGGCCAGTCTCGACGCCTTGCGACTCGAGCAGCAGGCCCTTAACGGTCGCCTGGCCGATCTGTCTCAAGCCGATAACGAATTGCGGGACGAGCTATCCTTGGTTCGCGACGATCTCGGTCTGAAAATCTCCGCCATTGAAGATCAATTATCCAAACCTGACGCGAAAAAACAAAACCCATCAACGGCACCGGTTGCAGAATCCCCCGAAGACCTTTATCGCCGTGCCGTCGCCATGATTCGCAGCGAAAAACGCTATGCAGAAGGACGGGATCTGTTACAGCGCTTTTTGCAACAGCAACCCCAGCATTCCCTGAGCATCAATGCCAGCTACTGGGTCGGCGAAGCCTATTACGGCGAAAAAAAATATGAGAATGCCATTCTGCAATTTCAGGATGTCATCGATAAAAACAGCGACCACCCCAAAGCTGCGGCCGCCCAACTGAAACAGGGCATTACCTTTCAGACCCTGGGAGATAATCAAAGCGCTAAAGCCATCTTCAGCAAACTGGTCGAAACCTTTCCACTTTCGGCCGAGGCTAAAGAGGCTAAGAGACGCCTGGCTGCGATGTAA
- a CDS encoding fasciclin domain-containing protein, whose translation MSDIMETIAANDSLKTLAKVIEAAGFAERLKAAGPFTFFAPNEEAFSKRNMDELLKDIDKLKTKLEYHLVSGINLQATLDARNIFTLITECGKSLSVYLDENEIMIDNAHIVQGDIECSNGVIHIVDNVFVPAHSGWYETTA comes from the coding sequence ATGTCGGATATCATGGAAACCATCGCGGCTAATGATTCGTTGAAAACTCTCGCGAAAGTTATCGAGGCAGCCGGTTTTGCCGAGCGCCTTAAGGCTGCCGGGCCTTTTACCTTCTTTGCTCCCAACGAAGAAGCTTTCTCCAAGCGAAACATGGATGAACTGCTCAAAGATATCGACAAGCTTAAAACCAAGCTCGAGTATCATCTGGTCAGCGGCATCAATTTGCAGGCGACCTTAGATGCGAGAAACATCTTCACTCTGATCACAGAATGCGGCAAGAGTTTATCGGTCTATCTCGATGAAAACGAGATCATGATCGATAATGCTCACATTGTCCAAGGGGATATCGAGTGCAGCAATGGCGTGATTCATATTGTGGATAATGTCTTTGTTCCGGCTCACTCCGGTTGGTACGAGACGACTGCTTGA
- a CDS encoding FG-GAP repeat domain-containing protein: protein MIKRFMLLAACSLLLMAAPVFAGTLEELAQDFKEVSGYVVLPVQGEFLIDLDASKGIAVGDLFAVVQPGEKITHPVTGEVLGSLDVRKAVLQVTQIKAGYSQARAVSGAAQVARGDVIRRFVNLRASFLDYTGRGEAFYADLTGALPGLEWQDYAAAQAARPAKPAAAAGSADLLVILDGHGLSVRDSAYRLLHSYSSPTVKQAAVSAPLQQAPVAAVPYRLEAAPAAPIGTVRYEATFPGFKTTGSIGFPAVASDFVQHGEQLLVAASDGKSIKVFVVGEKLQQQAELQLADMAQVASLSWWQPAADKLYLAVTGWQAPKVSSAIYAYDNGSLNAVEESMGKFLGSFDRDGDGRKELLLAQDFDRSLVWGTRIKKAVLKGDKVSLGALDFKLPHRFTVVGSLMADLTNDGKPETIFVRDGLMYVYSGTKKLYRSPKMMGGTLSRFLFDEDPNARETETNFAAFEVAPVAADLDGDGKLELLSVASDSSLLAAPGIGAGVKKSWLAVLKKRDGMFVKGTLGEELEVPLQGLAVAGDRVLFVATETGSVFGEGGDSQLLVFPLAR from the coding sequence ATGATTAAACGATTCATGTTGCTGGCAGCCTGTTCGCTGCTGTTGATGGCCGCTCCGGTATTCGCCGGTACGCTGGAGGAGCTTGCCCAGGACTTTAAAGAGGTTTCCGGTTATGTTGTCCTGCCTGTCCAGGGTGAGTTTCTTATCGATCTCGATGCGAGCAAGGGTATCGCTGTTGGTGACCTTTTTGCCGTGGTACAGCCGGGCGAGAAGATCACCCATCCAGTCACCGGCGAAGTGCTTGGTTCTCTTGATGTGCGCAAGGCCGTGCTTCAGGTTACCCAGATCAAGGCCGGTTATTCCCAGGCCCGTGCGGTCAGTGGTGCCGCGCAAGTGGCTCGCGGCGATGTCATTCGCCGTTTTGTCAATCTGCGTGCCTCTTTTCTTGATTATACCGGCCGCGGCGAAGCCTTTTATGCCGATCTGACCGGAGCTCTGCCGGGTTTGGAATGGCAAGACTATGCCGCTGCGCAAGCTGCCAGACCCGCTAAGCCAGCGGCAGCTGCGGGCAGTGCCGATCTACTGGTAATCCTTGATGGCCACGGACTGAGTGTGCGCGACAGCGCTTATCGCCTGCTGCATTCTTACTCCTCGCCGACTGTGAAACAAGCGGCTGTTTCAGCACCTTTGCAGCAGGCACCTGTCGCTGCTGTGCCCTATCGTCTTGAGGCGGCCCCTGCGGCGCCCATTGGCACCGTACGGTACGAGGCTACCTTCCCCGGTTTTAAAACCACCGGGTCTATCGGATTCCCTGCGGTTGCGTCCGATTTTGTGCAGCATGGGGAGCAGTTGCTGGTGGCCGCCAGTGATGGCAAGTCCATTAAGGTGTTTGTTGTTGGCGAAAAGCTGCAACAGCAGGCTGAACTGCAGCTGGCCGATATGGCCCAGGTGGCCTCCTTAAGTTGGTGGCAACCGGCAGCCGACAAGCTTTACCTGGCCGTGACCGGCTGGCAAGCCCCCAAGGTCAGTTCCGCCATCTATGCATATGACAATGGAAGCTTGAACGCAGTGGAAGAGTCCATGGGCAAGTTTTTGGGCAGCTTCGATCGGGACGGTGACGGCCGGAAGGAATTGCTTTTAGCCCAAGACTTTGATCGTAGTCTGGTTTGGGGCACCCGGATTAAAAAAGCCGTCCTCAAGGGCGATAAGGTCTCGCTTGGTGCTTTGGACTTTAAGCTTCCCCATCGTTTTACTGTGGTCGGCAGCCTGATGGCTGACTTGACCAATGACGGGAAGCCGGAAACGATCTTTGTTCGTGATGGACTGATGTATGTCTATTCGGGAACAAAAAAGCTCTATCGTTCGCCCAAGATGATGGGGGGCACCCTGTCCCGCTTCCTGTTTGACGAAGACCCCAATGCCAGGGAAACCGAGACGAACTTTGCTGCCTTTGAGGTAGCACCGGTGGCAGCCGATCTCGACGGTGATGGTAAGCTGGAACTACTCTCTGTGGCTTCCGACAGTTCTCTGCTTGCGGCACCTGGAATTGGCGCCGGGGTCAAAAAAAGCTGGCTGGCGGTTTTGAAAAAGCGCGACGGCATGTTCGTTAAGGGCACCCTTGGCGAAGAACTGGAAGTGCCCCTGCAAGGGCTGGCCGTGGCCGGTGACCGGGTGCTGTTCGTGGCAACCGAAACCGGTTCCGTATTCGGCGAGGGTGGCGATAGTCAGTTGTTGGTCTTTCCCTTGGCCCGCTGA
- a CDS encoding TIGR04282 family arsenosugar biosynthesis glycosyltransferase, which produces MANQVLGIFAKQPVAGRVKTRLCPPLSHQQAAELYRICLQETVSAMARAPAELVLFFDGDEAFFVETFPGLRLIPQSNGGLGQRLDRAFVQLFAEGCDAAALIGSDSPDLPIP; this is translated from the coding sequence ATGGCCAACCAGGTGCTGGGAATATTTGCCAAACAACCTGTCGCCGGCCGGGTCAAGACCCGGCTTTGCCCGCCCCTGAGCCACCAACAGGCGGCAGAACTTTACCGCATCTGCCTGCAGGAAACGGTCTCTGCCATGGCCAGGGCGCCGGCCGAACTGGTGCTTTTTTTTGATGGTGATGAGGCTTTTTTTGTTGAAACCTTCCCCGGCCTGCGCCTTATTCCTCAAAGTAACGGCGGACTGGGGCAACGCCTCGACCGCGCCTTCGTCCAGCTCTTTGCCGAAGGATGCGATGCCGCAGCCCTGATCGGCTCCGACAGTCCGGACCTGCCCATCCCCTGA
- a CDS encoding TlpA family protein disulfide reductase → MKKIRLLILSAFLLLSFAGQSLAYLQVGSEAPDFKLSDLEGNEVKLSDFKGQIIILKLGTTWCPDCVGQSADLLKMGPRLKEQGVVLVDVFLQENRRSVRKFLKSKDFVMPMVPLLDDGQAHRAYQVYLIPRLVIIDQQFRIVHDGLRLKPEELQEKIAALQPPAAAETPTSDEGTMPCPTPRENIQD, encoded by the coding sequence ATGAAAAAAATTAGACTGCTGATTCTTTCTGCTTTTTTACTGCTCAGTTTTGCAGGGCAATCCCTGGCCTATCTGCAGGTTGGTAGTGAGGCTCCGGATTTTAAACTTTCCGATCTCGAAGGCAATGAAGTCAAGCTGTCCGACTTTAAAGGCCAGATCATTATTTTGAAGCTTGGCACCACCTGGTGTCCCGATTGTGTTGGACAAAGTGCCGACCTGTTGAAAATGGGGCCCCGGCTGAAAGAACAGGGCGTGGTCTTGGTCGATGTGTTTCTCCAAGAAAACCGTCGCAGCGTCCGTAAGTTTTTGAAAAGCAAAGATTTTGTTATGCCGATGGTACCGTTGCTCGATGACGGTCAGGCCCATCGTGCCTACCAGGTCTACCTGATTCCCCGTCTTGTGATCATCGATCAGCAATTCCGCATCGTTCATGACGGACTGCGTCTCAAACCCGAAGAATTGCAAGAAAAGATAGCCGCTCTGCAGCCGCCAGCGGCTGCAGAAACGCCGACTTCTGACGAGGGTACCATGCCCTGTCCGACTCCCCGGGAAAATATTCAAGACTAA
- the folE2 gene encoding GTP cyclohydrolase FolE2, which translates to MNTMRDMQMERDTRNIPIDKVGVKDVNYPIVVMDKNKDQQHTVARINMYVDLPHHFKGTHMSRFIEILNQYRGEITMRNMGSILQDMKDRLEASCAHLEMEFPYFIEKEAPVSKARSLMEYRCRLSGTLDDHKDFVLGVEVPMTSLCPCSKEISERGAHNQRSAVRVEIRSDKFVWIEDLISWIEDCGSAPVYSLLKREDEKAVTEQAYDNPMFVEDIVRAVTEKLKSVESILWFRVECENFESIHNHSAYALVEHPSAYPVPLDTPDEN; encoded by the coding sequence AGGCGTTAAAGACGTCAACTATCCCATCGTGGTGATGGATAAAAACAAGGACCAGCAGCACACCGTGGCCCGCATCAACATGTACGTGGATCTGCCCCACCACTTCAAGGGCACCCACATGAGCCGCTTCATTGAGATTCTCAACCAGTACCGCGGCGAAATCACCATGCGAAATATGGGCAGCATCCTGCAGGACATGAAAGACCGCCTGGAGGCGAGCTGTGCCCATCTGGAAATGGAATTCCCCTATTTCATCGAAAAGGAAGCCCCGGTCTCAAAAGCCCGCAGCCTGATGGAATACCGCTGCCGACTGAGCGGCACACTCGATGATCACAAGGATTTTGTGCTCGGCGTCGAAGTGCCGATGACCTCCCTCTGTCCCTGCTCTAAAGAGATCAGCGAACGCGGCGCTCACAACCAGCGCAGCGCGGTGCGGGTCGAGATTCGCTCGGACAAATTCGTCTGGATTGAGGACTTGATTTCCTGGATCGAAGACTGTGGCAGCGCTCCGGTCTATTCTCTGCTCAAACGGGAAGACGAAAAAGCCGTCACCGAACAGGCCTACGACAACCCCATGTTCGTCGAGGATATTGTGCGCGCGGTCACCGAAAAGCTCAAGAGCGTCGAGAGCATCCTGTGGTTCCGGGTCGAATGCGAGAACTTCGAATCGATCCACAACCATTCGGCCTACGCCCTGGTCGAACATCCTTCGGCCTATCCCGTCCCTCTCGACACTCCGGACGAAAACTGA
- the tolB gene encoding Tol-Pal system beta propeller repeat protein TolB: MRLFALFSLLFLLLAAPAAADIEISAPGQQTIPLAATKLLAQGMVPAQIVDDFDQTLNDDLLLSGLFRLVAPDSFLSDARRIGLKSNQVDFGQWRLLGAEVVVKGTCRLQNGKLVVETRLFDVAHRRLLTGRRYVGSQNDVRRMAHRFADQILKSLTGTEGPFNSRIAYISNQSGHKELYLMDVDGRNGVRLTNHRSIVLNPDFSPTSKELLFTSYRAGNPDLYRKEIYSGREASLSARKGLNIAGRFRPDGREIALTLSKEGNSDLHLLGTDGSHNRQVTKHWSIDVDPSWSPAGDKLAFVSDRQGNPQIFILDIFSKQVKRLPTAGKYNATPAWSPKGDRIAFSRLEQGRFDIYTVAPDGSDERRLTFGPGNNEHPRWSPDGRFIVYSSNQSGAKAIYIMRADGSGATRISPAGGDCSHPAWSGRW, encoded by the coding sequence ATGCGCCTTTTCGCCTTGTTCAGCCTGCTGTTTCTGCTCTTGGCCGCACCAGCGGCAGCCGACATAGAGATCAGCGCCCCCGGCCAGCAGACCATCCCGCTCGCAGCCACCAAACTGTTGGCCCAGGGAATGGTTCCGGCGCAAATCGTCGACGACTTTGACCAGACCCTGAACGATGATTTGCTGTTGTCCGGGCTGTTCAGGCTGGTTGCGCCTGACTCCTTTCTGTCCGATGCTCGCAGAATCGGCCTCAAAAGCAACCAGGTCGATTTCGGCCAATGGCGACTGTTGGGGGCCGAGGTGGTGGTTAAAGGCACCTGTCGCCTGCAGAATGGCAAACTGGTCGTCGAAACCCGCTTGTTCGATGTCGCTCACCGGCGACTACTGACCGGGCGTCGCTATGTCGGCTCTCAAAACGATGTGCGTCGTATGGCCCATCGTTTTGCCGATCAAATATTAAAAAGCCTGACAGGTACCGAGGGACCCTTTAACAGCCGCATCGCCTACATCAGCAATCAAAGCGGCCATAAAGAACTGTACCTGATGGACGTTGACGGCCGCAATGGAGTGCGCCTCACCAATCACCGCTCCATCGTACTCAATCCCGACTTTTCCCCGACCAGTAAAGAGCTGCTGTTCACCTCTTACCGGGCCGGGAACCCCGACCTGTATCGCAAAGAAATCTATTCGGGACGGGAAGCCAGCCTCTCTGCCCGTAAAGGACTCAATATTGCCGGCCGTTTTCGCCCCGATGGCCGGGAAATTGCTCTGACATTATCCAAAGAGGGTAACTCCGACCTGCACCTACTGGGAACCGACGGCAGTCACAACCGGCAGGTGACCAAACATTGGAGCATCGATGTCGACCCGAGCTGGAGCCCTGCCGGTGACAAACTGGCCTTTGTCTCCGACCGCCAGGGCAATCCACAGATCTTTATCCTCGACATCTTTTCCAAACAGGTCAAGCGACTGCCCACCGCCGGCAAGTACAACGCCACCCCGGCCTGGAGCCCTAAAGGGGACCGCATCGCCTTTAGCCGCCTGGAACAAGGCCGTTTTGATATTTACACCGTCGCCCCGGACGGCAGCGACGAACGCCGGTTGACCTTTGGACCAGGCAACAACGAGCACCCGCGCTGGAGCCCCGACGGCCGCTTTATCGTCTATTCATCCAACCAGAGCGGGGCCAAGGCTATCTACATCATGCGCGCCGATGGCAGCGGCGCCACACGCATTTCACCGGCGGGTGGCGATTGCAGCCATCCTGCCTGGTCGGGCCGCTGGTAA
- a CDS encoding TIGR04282 family arsenosugar biosynthesis glycosyltransferase, giving the protein MRCRSPDRLRQSGPAHPLICAAFAALNDCDLAVAPARDGGYVLIAQSNHNPGLFSDMPWSSADLWKATRQRAEQLGLYYHELDTWEDLDDLASLLRLCRRAPDSPTAQMAGRIFAPFPTHST; this is encoded by the coding sequence ATGCGATGCCGCAGCCCTGATCGGCTCCGACAGTCCGGACCTGCCCATCCCCTGATCTGCGCTGCCTTTGCCGCGCTCAACGACTGCGACCTGGCCGTCGCGCCGGCCCGGGACGGCGGTTATGTGCTCATCGCCCAGAGCAACCACAACCCCGGCCTGTTTTCCGACATGCCCTGGAGCAGTGCGGACCTCTGGAAGGCCACCCGGCAACGGGCGGAACAGCTCGGCCTGTACTACCACGAGCTTGATACCTGGGAAGATCTCGACGACCTCGCCAGCTTGTTGCGTCTGTGCCGACGCGCCCCCGATTCTCCTACGGCTCAAATGGCTGGCCGCATTTTTGCACCTTTCCCTACTCATTCCACTTGA